Part of the Chloroflexota bacterium genome is shown below.
TTCCCTGGCGTTAATGCAGGCGGCCACCAGCCTCATCTGGAATCTCATGAACTTGGCCGGGTCACTCTCCACCAGCCCCAGTTTCTCCAGGCCATAGGCATAGCCGGTTTCCTGAAAAAGGCGCTCCTTCTCCCTCACCACCTCCTTCAGTGTTCTACCCTGGTAACATATGCCCATCTAACCCCCTTCTAGAGGATCACACCTTCTTTCTTGAGCCCTGCCATATCATCCCACGTATAGCCAAGATCCAACAGTATCTCTTCTGTATGCTGCCCCAGTTCAGGAGCGAGCGACCTTATGGCAGCCGGAGTTTCGCTGAACTTGATGGGGCTATTTATTGCCTTGAAGCGCACACCGGTGGCGTATTCCAATTCGGCGAAGAAGTTGTTTTCCCATGCTTGTGGGTCGCTAGCCACCTCTAGCGGAGTCTGAACACGCCCCAGTACCAGATCGAAATCCAGGGCGATCTTTTCCCACTCAGCAGCCGTTTTGCCGGCTACGATCTCATCCACCGCGGCTATTAGAAACAGGTTCTGCTCCATTCGCTTCATGTGGGAATCGAACCTCGGGTCTTTTTCCCATTCAGGCTTGCCGATAGCCTTACAGAAGGCAGGCCAATACCGGTCTGTCTGGGGCATAACAAGCATTATCCATTTCCCATCTTTTGCCTTATAACAGTTCCACAGCGCGTTGGTGACTGTTCTTCTGTCCGTCTGTTTCAGATTGACGCCCTGATGAAGTGCGGTGCCGATATCAAACTGTAGCCCCCAGACTGCCATATGATAAAGGTTTATCTCCACCTTCTGGGCTATCCCCGTTCTTTCTCGGCAGTAAAGAGCTGCTGCGATAGCACCGGCTA
Proteins encoded:
- a CDS encoding CoA transferase; this translates as MTKGAFDGVKIIEFGHFLLVPTATAILADWGADVIKIENFKAGGDPTRFAQAIEGQAPPADIKPSLWFHYFNRNKRGIGLNVMTDRGREIIYKLVEKADVFATNFDPRAIEKSRVDYDSLKKVNPRLIYCQCSGYGTAGPDRYKPGFDYAAWWARSGMMDRISAPNEALRPQRPGLGDNLASPGIAGAIAAALYCRERTGIAQKVEINLYHMAVWGLQFDIGTALHQGVNLKQTDRRTVTNALWNCYKAKDGKWIMLVMPQTDRYWPAFCKAIGKPEWEKDPRFDSHMKRMEQNLFLIAAVDEIVAGKTAAEWEKIALDFDLVLGRVQTPLEVASDPQAWENNFFAELEYATGVRFKAINSPIKFSETPAAIRSLAPELGQHTEEILLDLGYTWDDMAGLKKEGVIL